One Streptomyces sp. CNQ-509 DNA window includes the following coding sequences:
- a CDS encoding MarR family winged helix-turn-helix transcriptional regulator produces the protein MSTAGPDVDDAIRTLLLLMPRMVGRAKRLPVPAELQSLALAPRHLSLLAYLLFDGESSVNELAERLEVAPTTVSLMVGELSRKNVLERREDPADRRRKLVSITAAWRPAIDGWLGRSAEAWRLALGPLTAAERRTFVETLTAYERHLGGDPS, from the coding sequence GTGTCAACCGCAGGGCCGGACGTCGACGACGCCATCCGTACACTGCTGCTGCTCATGCCGCGCATGGTCGGGCGCGCGAAACGGCTGCCGGTCCCCGCGGAGCTGCAGTCCCTCGCCCTCGCCCCGCGGCACCTCTCGCTCCTCGCCTACCTGCTCTTCGACGGCGAGTCGAGCGTCAACGAGCTTGCCGAGCGGCTGGAGGTGGCCCCGACGACCGTGAGCCTCATGGTCGGCGAGCTGAGCCGCAAGAACGTCCTGGAGCGGCGCGAGGACCCGGCGGACCGGCGGCGGAAGCTGGTCAGCATCACGGCGGCGTGGCGCCCGGCGATCGACGGCTGGCTGGGACGGAGCGCGGAGGCGTGGCGGCTGGCGCTGGGGCCGCTCACGGCGGCCGAGCGGCGGACGTTCGTGGAGACGCTGACGGCGTACGAGCGGCACCTGGGCGGCGACCCGTCGTAG
- the nusG gene encoding transcription termination/antitermination protein NusG, whose protein sequence is MSDPNLNDAVATDEVAGAAQAEPAEQVEAAETAAVAAGREDAEEAEAATEQAEDGAESAAGEADEAEAGDETASDETAADADEKPDETDEAAEPAEEAVDPVEALRQDLRGLPGEWYVIHTYAGYEKRVKANLEQRAVSLNVEDFIYQAEVPEEEVVQIKNGERRNVRQNKLPGYVLVRMDLTNESWGVVRNTPGVTGFVGNAYDPYPLTLDEIVRMLAPEAEEKAAREAAEAEGKPAPSRKVEVQVLDFAVGDSVTVTDGPFATLQATINEINADSKKVKGLVEIFGRETPVELSFDQIQKND, encoded by the coding sequence GTGTCTGACCCGAACCTGAACGACGCAGTCGCGACCGACGAGGTCGCCGGCGCTGCGCAGGCTGAGCCTGCCGAGCAGGTGGAGGCGGCCGAGACGGCGGCGGTGGCGGCCGGACGCGAAGACGCCGAGGAAGCCGAGGCCGCCACCGAGCAGGCCGAGGACGGCGCCGAGAGCGCGGCCGGCGAGGCGGACGAGGCCGAGGCCGGCGACGAGACGGCCAGCGACGAGACCGCCGCGGACGCGGACGAGAAGCCCGACGAGACCGACGAAGCCGCCGAGCCGGCCGAGGAGGCCGTCGACCCCGTCGAGGCGCTGCGCCAGGACCTGCGCGGCCTGCCCGGCGAGTGGTACGTGATCCACACCTACGCGGGCTACGAGAAGCGGGTCAAGGCCAACCTCGAGCAGCGAGCCGTCTCCCTGAACGTCGAGGACTTCATCTACCAGGCCGAGGTGCCCGAGGAAGAGGTCGTCCAGATCAAGAACGGCGAGCGCAGGAACGTCCGCCAGAACAAGCTCCCGGGCTACGTCCTGGTGCGGATGGACCTGACGAACGAGTCGTGGGGCGTCGTGCGCAACACCCCGGGCGTCACCGGCTTCGTCGGCAACGCCTACGACCCGTACCCGCTGACCCTCGACGAGATCGTCCGCATGCTCGCCCCGGAGGCCGAGGAGAAGGCCGCCCGCGAGGCCGCGGAGGCCGAGGGCAAGCCGGCGCCGTCCCGCAAGGTCGAGGTGCAGGTGCTCGACTTCGCCGTGGGCGACTCGGTCACCGTCACCGACGGCCCGTTCGCGACGCTCCAGGCGACGATCAACGAGATCAACGCCGACTCGAAGAAGGTCAAGGGCCTGGTGGAGATCTTCGGCCGGGAGACCCCGGTCGAGCTGAGCTTCGACCAGATCCAGAAGAACGACTGA
- a CDS encoding TetR/AcrR family transcriptional regulator: MPTSPSRPAPERIVDAAERLIRTAGFVHATTKEIAREAGCSEALLYKHFVNKEDIFLRVLIERLPRLTTLFTELTDDDQDAEDTEDADGPGARGVEERLTAVARKAADFYEEMLPMVGALLAEPGLLTRFAEGLAAVGRKGPYEAGDALTDYLVRERERGRIRADADPRAAAGMLIGACFQRAFFVAFGGPAAVQPADDFAAALSRTLWAALAPPSAAAAPPAAPPAA, encoded by the coding sequence ATGCCCACCTCGCCGTCAAGGCCGGCTCCGGAGCGCATCGTCGACGCCGCGGAGCGGCTCATCCGCACCGCCGGGTTCGTGCACGCGACCACCAAGGAGATCGCGCGCGAGGCGGGCTGCTCGGAGGCGCTGCTCTACAAGCACTTCGTCAACAAGGAGGACATCTTCCTCCGCGTCCTCATCGAGCGGCTGCCCCGCCTGACCACGCTCTTCACCGAGCTGACCGACGACGACCAGGACGCCGAGGACACCGAGGATGCCGACGGACCGGGCGCCCGCGGCGTCGAGGAGCGCCTGACGGCCGTCGCCCGCAAGGCCGCGGACTTCTACGAGGAGATGCTGCCCATGGTGGGCGCGCTGCTCGCCGAGCCGGGGCTGCTCACGCGGTTCGCCGAAGGGCTCGCCGCGGTCGGGCGCAAGGGGCCGTACGAGGCGGGCGACGCGCTCACCGACTACCTGGTCCGGGAGCGCGAGCGCGGCCGGATACGCGCCGACGCGGACCCGCGGGCCGCGGCGGGGATGCTGATCGGCGCGTGCTTCCAGCGGGCGTTCTTCGTGGCCTTCGGCGGGCCCGCGGCGGTTCAGCCGGCGGACGACTTCGCCGCGGCTCTGTCCCGTACGCTCTGGGCCGCACTCGCCCCGCCGTCCGCGGCAGCCGCACCCCCGGCAGCCCCGCCCGCCGCCTGA
- a CDS encoding pyridoxal phosphate-dependent aminotransferase, with the protein MTAANTASQSPTERRVSARVGAISESATLAVDAKAKALKAAGRPVIGFGAGEPDFPTPDYIVEAAIAACTNPTYHRYTPAGGLPELKAAIAAKTARDSGYEVEPAQVLVTNGGKQAIYESFAALLDPGDEVIVPTPYWTTYPESIRLAGGVPVDVVADETTGYRVSVEQLEAARTPRTKVLLFVSPSNPTGAVYAREQVEAIGRWAAEHGLWVLTDEIYEHLVYGTAEFHSLPVVVPELRDKCVVVNGVAKTYAMTGWRVGWAIGPKDVIKAAANLQSHATSNVSNVAQAAALAAVSGDLDAVAKMREAFDRRRRTIVRMLNEIEGVECPEPEGAFYAYPSVKGLLGKEIRGRRPANSVELAEVILEEAEVAVVPGEAFGTPGYLRLSYALGDEDLVEGVSRMQKLLAEAE; encoded by the coding sequence ATGACCGCTGCAAACACCGCGTCCCAGTCCCCGACCGAACGACGGGTGTCGGCCCGCGTCGGCGCCATCTCCGAGTCCGCGACGCTCGCCGTGGACGCCAAGGCCAAGGCCCTGAAGGCGGCCGGCCGGCCGGTGATCGGCTTCGGCGCAGGCGAACCCGACTTCCCGACGCCCGACTACATCGTCGAGGCCGCGATCGCAGCGTGCACCAACCCGACGTACCACCGCTACACGCCCGCAGGCGGGCTCCCCGAGCTGAAGGCCGCCATCGCCGCGAAGACCGCGCGCGACTCGGGGTACGAGGTGGAGCCGGCCCAGGTGCTCGTCACCAACGGCGGGAAGCAGGCGATCTACGAGTCGTTCGCCGCCCTGCTCGACCCGGGCGACGAGGTCATCGTCCCGACCCCGTACTGGACCACCTACCCCGAGTCGATCCGGCTGGCCGGCGGCGTGCCCGTCGACGTGGTGGCCGACGAGACCACGGGCTACCGGGTCTCCGTCGAGCAGCTCGAAGCCGCGCGCACGCCGCGCACGAAGGTGCTGCTCTTCGTCTCCCCGTCCAACCCGACCGGCGCGGTCTACGCCCGCGAGCAGGTCGAGGCGATCGGCCGCTGGGCCGCGGAGCACGGGCTGTGGGTGCTGACCGACGAGATCTACGAGCACCTGGTGTACGGGACCGCCGAGTTCCACTCGCTGCCGGTGGTGGTGCCGGAGCTGCGCGACAAGTGCGTCGTCGTCAACGGCGTGGCCAAGACGTACGCGATGACCGGCTGGCGGGTCGGCTGGGCCATCGGCCCGAAGGACGTGATCAAGGCCGCGGCGAACCTGCAGTCGCACGCCACGTCCAACGTCTCCAACGTCGCCCAGGCCGCCGCGCTGGCGGCCGTCTCCGGCGACCTGGACGCGGTGGCGAAGATGCGCGAGGCGTTCGACCGGCGGCGCAGGACGATCGTGCGGATGCTGAACGAGATCGAGGGTGTGGAGTGCCCCGAGCCGGAGGGCGCGTTCTACGCGTACCCGTCGGTGAAGGGGCTGCTCGGCAAGGAGATCCGCGGCCGGCGGCCGGCGAACTCGGTGGAGCTGGCCGAGGTGATCCTGGAGGAGGCCGAGGTCGCGGTGGTCCCGGGTGAGGCGTTCGGGACGCCGGGGTACCTGCGGCTGTCGTACGCGCTGGGGGACGAGGACCTGGTCGAGGGCGTCTCGCGGATGCAGAAGCTGCTGGCGGAGGCGGAGTAG
- a CDS encoding DedA family protein → MEDLGAPGAGLAIALENLFPPLPSEVILPLAGFTASQGGLNLAAVLVWTTIGSVVGALALYWVGALLGRERTVALAAKLPLLKVRDIERTEAWFLRHGTKAVFFGRMIPIFRSLISVPAGVERMRVPVFLGLTAAGSALWNTVFVLAGYWLGSRWHEISDLVGVYSKVVLGAVALAVVLFFTLRAVTAGHGRHRAPR, encoded by the coding sequence ATGGAGGACCTCGGGGCGCCGGGGGCCGGGCTGGCCATCGCGCTGGAGAACCTCTTCCCGCCGTTGCCCAGCGAGGTCATCCTCCCGCTCGCCGGATTCACGGCCAGCCAGGGCGGGTTGAACCTGGCGGCGGTCCTCGTCTGGACCACCATCGGCTCCGTCGTCGGCGCCCTCGCGCTGTACTGGGTGGGCGCGCTCCTCGGCCGCGAGCGGACCGTCGCGCTGGCGGCGAAGCTGCCGCTGCTCAAGGTGCGCGACATCGAGCGTACGGAGGCGTGGTTCCTCCGGCACGGCACGAAGGCGGTCTTCTTCGGCCGCATGATCCCGATCTTCCGCAGCCTCATATCGGTGCCCGCGGGCGTCGAACGGATGCGGGTGCCGGTCTTCCTCGGCCTCACGGCCGCGGGCAGCGCGCTGTGGAACACGGTGTTCGTGCTCGCCGGCTACTGGCTGGGCTCGCGCTGGCACGAGATCAGCGACCTGGTCGGCGTGTACTCCAAGGTGGTCCTGGGCGCCGTCGCCCTCGCGGTGGTGCTGTTCTTCACCCTGCGGGCCGTGACCGCAGGACACGGCCGCCACCGGGCGCCACGCTAG
- a CDS encoding sensor histidine kinase, protein MRPILLRRLRTAAGVLTGGLTALVELPLAALCGLWLLAAWPWQAAAGGAPRATRLPYAAAARLATAERARMTYFYGSELAPPRATPRALQYLALRWGVGALGGAVLLTALIGALYGSTLLWIWFVARDANPFVMLASGLGGLFLLFLSVQGVESVAALDNHLAHRFLGPSSADLLQRRIGELAATRAGIVAAVHDERRRIERDLHDGVQQRLVVLGLLLGRARRTGAADPDKARDLLRQAHEQSQLALTDLREVAWHVYPAALDDTGLRAALEALAERSELPVRIDYALADPLPEAVRTVAYFTVSEAVTNAIKHASATLVTVRLTRDATMAQVSIEDDGTGGADPGGGGLLGLARRVAALDGRLAVSSPPGGPTTVTAELPCA, encoded by the coding sequence ATGCGTCCGATCCTGCTCCGCCGCCTGCGTACCGCGGCCGGAGTTCTCACCGGCGGCCTCACCGCCCTCGTCGAGCTGCCGCTGGCCGCCCTCTGCGGGCTGTGGCTCCTCGCCGCCTGGCCGTGGCAGGCCGCGGCCGGCGGCGCCCCGCGCGCGACACGCCTCCCGTACGCGGCCGCCGCCCGCCTGGCGACGGCCGAGCGCGCGCGCATGACGTACTTCTACGGCAGCGAACTCGCCCCGCCCCGCGCCACCCCCCGCGCGCTGCAGTACCTCGCGCTGCGCTGGGGCGTCGGTGCGCTCGGCGGCGCGGTGCTCCTGACGGCGCTGATCGGCGCGTTGTACGGATCGACGCTGTTGTGGATCTGGTTCGTCGCGCGGGACGCCAACCCCTTCGTCATGCTCGCCTCCGGCCTCGGCGGCCTGTTCCTCCTCTTCCTCTCCGTCCAGGGCGTGGAAAGCGTCGCCGCGCTCGACAACCACCTCGCCCACCGCTTCCTCGGTCCCAGCTCCGCCGACCTCCTCCAGCGCCGCATCGGCGAACTCGCCGCCACCCGCGCCGGGATCGTGGCCGCCGTCCACGACGAGCGCCGCCGCATCGAACGCGACCTCCACGACGGCGTACAGCAGCGCCTCGTCGTCCTCGGCCTGCTCCTGGGCCGCGCCCGGCGCACCGGGGCCGCCGACCCGGACAAGGCGCGGGACCTGCTCCGCCAGGCCCACGAACAGTCCCAACTGGCGCTCACCGACCTGCGCGAGGTCGCCTGGCACGTCTATCCGGCGGCGCTGGACGACACGGGCCTGCGCGCCGCGCTGGAGGCGCTGGCGGAGCGCTCGGAGCTGCCCGTACGGATCGACTACGCGCTCGCGGACCCGCTGCCGGAAGCAGTCCGTACGGTCGCGTACTTCACCGTCTCCGAGGCCGTCACGAACGCGATCAAGCACGCGTCCGCCACGCTCGTGACCGTACGGCTGACACGGGATGCGACCATGGCGCAGGTGAGCATCGAGGACGACGGCACGGGCGGCGCGGACCCCGGCGGCGGCGGTCTGCTGGGCCTCGCCCGCCGCGTCGCCGCCCTCGACGGCCGGCTCGCCGTCTCCAGCCCGCCCGGCGGGCCCACCACCGTCACCGCGGAGCTGCCGTGCGCGTAG
- a CDS encoding UDP-N-acetylmuramate dehydrogenase: protein MQVRHDAPLAPLTTLRLGGPAARLVTATTDAEVVEAVRAADTAGTPLLVVGGGSNLVVSDAGFPGTALRIATTGFDLDGTALELAAGENWSDAVARTVDAGLAGVECLAGIPGSAGATPIQNVGAYGQEVAETITEVVAYDRTTGETVTVSGADCGFSYRHSRFKADPDRFVVLRVRFRLADEGGLSAPIRYGETARMLGVAPGERVPAAQARDAVLKLRAGKGMVLDPEDHDTWSAGSFFTNPILDERAHAAFLARVADRLGPDARPPAFPAGEGRTKTSAAWLIDHAGFTRGYGTGPARISSKHTLALTNRGSATTEDLLALAREVRDGVRDAFGVTLVNEPVTVGVSL from the coding sequence GTGCAGGTACGCCACGACGCCCCCCTCGCCCCGCTGACCACCCTCCGCCTCGGCGGCCCCGCCGCCCGGCTCGTCACCGCGACGACGGACGCCGAGGTGGTCGAGGCCGTGCGCGCGGCCGACACCGCCGGGACGCCGCTGCTGGTCGTCGGCGGCGGCAGCAACCTCGTCGTCTCCGACGCCGGCTTCCCCGGCACCGCGCTGCGCATCGCCACCACCGGCTTCGACCTCGACGGCACCGCGCTCGAACTGGCCGCGGGGGAGAACTGGTCCGACGCCGTCGCCCGCACCGTCGACGCGGGGCTCGCCGGCGTCGAATGCCTCGCCGGCATCCCCGGCTCGGCCGGTGCGACGCCGATCCAGAACGTCGGGGCGTACGGCCAGGAGGTCGCGGAGACGATCACCGAGGTCGTCGCGTACGACCGCACCACCGGCGAGACCGTCACCGTCTCCGGCGCAGACTGCGGCTTCTCGTACCGGCACAGCCGCTTCAAGGCCGACCCCGACCGCTTCGTCGTGCTGCGCGTCCGCTTCCGGCTCGCCGACGAGGGCGGCCTCTCCGCGCCCATCCGGTACGGGGAGACGGCGCGCATGCTCGGCGTCGCGCCCGGCGAGCGGGTGCCGGCCGCCCAGGCGCGGGACGCGGTGCTGAAGCTGCGCGCGGGCAAGGGCATGGTGCTCGACCCGGAGGACCACGACACGTGGTCGGCGGGCTCCTTCTTCACCAACCCGATCCTCGACGAGCGGGCGCACGCCGCCTTCCTCGCCCGCGTCGCCGACCGCCTCGGCCCCGACGCGCGCCCGCCCGCGTTCCCGGCGGGGGAGGGGCGCACGAAGACGTCCGCGGCCTGGCTCATCGACCACGCCGGCTTCACCCGCGGCTACGGGACGGGCCCGGCCCGCATCTCCAGCAAGCACACCCTGGCCCTGACCAACCGCGGCTCGGCGACGACGGAAGACCTGCTCGCGCTCGCCCGCGAGGTGCGCGACGGCGTACGGGACGCCTTCGGCGTCACGCTGGTCAACGAGCCGGTGACGGTCGGCGTCAGCCTGTAG
- a CDS encoding response regulator transcription factor, with protein sequence MLADDSTLLREGLARLLADEGHEVTAAVGDAPALVVAVAADPPDVAVVDVRMPPGHSDDGLRAALEIRERWPETGVLVLSQYVERRYATELVTGSTGGVGYLLKDRVVQVDEFLDALDRVAAGGTALDPEVVRRLLAHSTRTDPLDRLTPREREVLDRMAQGHTNATIAARLHVSQSAVEKHVNAIFDKLDLGHTQGYSRRVLAILRYLEP encoded by the coding sequence GTGCTGGCCGACGACTCGACACTCCTCCGCGAGGGCCTCGCCCGCCTCCTCGCCGACGAGGGCCACGAGGTCACCGCCGCCGTCGGCGACGCCCCGGCCCTGGTCGTGGCCGTCGCCGCCGACCCGCCGGACGTCGCGGTCGTCGACGTCCGCATGCCGCCCGGCCACTCCGACGACGGCCTGCGCGCGGCGCTGGAGATCCGCGAACGGTGGCCGGAGACGGGGGTGCTGGTGCTGTCGCAGTACGTCGAGCGGCGCTACGCCACCGAGTTGGTCACCGGCAGCACGGGCGGCGTCGGCTACCTGCTGAAGGACCGCGTGGTCCAGGTCGACGAGTTCCTCGACGCCCTCGACCGCGTGGCCGCGGGCGGCACGGCCCTCGACCCCGAGGTCGTACGCCGCCTCCTGGCCCACAGCACCCGCACGGACCCCCTGGACCGCCTGACGCCGCGCGAACGCGAGGTCCTGGACCGCATGGCCCAGGGCCACACCAACGCGACGATCGCCGCCCGCCTGCACGTCTCGCAGAGCGCGGTGGAGAAGCACGTCAACGCGATCTTCGACAAGCTCGACCTGGGCCACACGCAGGGCTACAGCCGCAGGGTCCTCGCCATCCTGCGCTACCTGGAGCCGTAA
- a CDS encoding adenosine deaminase, whose translation MEHDHRAAARDVRRLPKAHLHLHFTGSMRSATLIELAGKYGVHLPEALSSGEPPKLRATDERGWFRFQRLYDLARSCLRTPEDIQRLVREAAEEDLADGSGWLEIQVDPTSYAPRLGGLIPALEIILDAVETTARETGLGMRVLVAANRMKHPLDARTLARLAVRYADRGVVGFGLSNDERRGFARDFDRAFAIARDGGLLAAPHGGELAGPPSVRDCLDDLDARRIGHGIRAAEDPRLLSRLAAAGVTCEVCPSSNVALGVYERPQDVPLRALWDAGVPMALGADDPLLFGSRLAAQYELARTHHGFTDEELAELARQSVRASVAPEDVRRGLLARVDDWLSGEPEAGRQAAGGAAGGAAAADGGASAAQSVRDRAAAKSSAG comes from the coding sequence ATGGAGCACGACCACCGCGCCGCCGCACGAGACGTACGCCGCCTGCCGAAGGCACATCTCCACCTGCACTTCACCGGCTCCATGCGCTCCGCCACGCTCATCGAGCTGGCCGGGAAGTACGGCGTGCACCTGCCCGAGGCGCTGAGCAGCGGCGAGCCGCCCAAGCTGCGCGCGACCGACGAGCGCGGCTGGTTCCGCTTCCAGCGTCTGTACGACCTGGCCCGCTCCTGTCTGCGTACGCCCGAGGACATCCAGCGGCTGGTGCGCGAGGCCGCGGAAGAAGACCTCGCGGACGGCTCGGGGTGGCTGGAGATCCAGGTCGATCCCACCTCGTACGCGCCGCGCCTCGGCGGGCTGATCCCGGCGCTGGAGATCATCCTCGATGCGGTCGAGACCACGGCCAGGGAGACCGGCCTCGGGATGCGCGTGCTGGTCGCCGCGAACCGGATGAAGCACCCGCTGGACGCCCGTACCCTCGCCCGGCTCGCGGTGCGCTACGCGGACCGCGGCGTCGTCGGCTTCGGGCTCTCCAACGACGAGCGCCGCGGCTTCGCCCGCGACTTCGACCGCGCCTTCGCCATCGCCCGCGACGGCGGCCTGCTGGCCGCCCCGCACGGCGGCGAGCTGGCGGGCCCGCCGAGCGTCCGCGACTGCCTGGACGACCTGGACGCGCGCCGCATCGGGCACGGCATCCGCGCCGCCGAGGACCCGCGGCTGCTGTCGCGGCTCGCGGCGGCGGGGGTGACGTGCGAGGTGTGCCCGTCGTCGAACGTCGCCCTGGGGGTGTACGAGCGGCCGCAGGACGTGCCGCTGCGGGCGCTGTGGGACGCGGGGGTGCCGATGGCGCTGGGGGCGGACGACCCGCTGCTCTTCGGCTCGCGGCTGGCGGCGCAGTACGAGCTGGCGCGTACACACCACGGGTTCACGGACGAGGAGCTGGCGGAGCTGGCGCGGCAGTCCGTACGGGCCTCGGTGGCGCCTGAGGACGTGCGGCGGGGGCTGCTGGCACGGGTGGACGACTGGCTGTCGGGAGAGCCGGAGGCCGGCCGTCAGGCGGCGGGCGGGGCTGCCGGGGGTGCGGCTGCCGCGGACGGCGGGGCGAGTGCGGCCCAGAGCGTACGGGACAGAGCCGCGGCGAAGTCGTCCGCCGGCTGA
- a CDS encoding nitroreductase/quinone reductase family protein produces MTTEQQQPPSPAEFNRLVIEEFRANGGRVGGMFEGAPLVLLTTTGARSGTRRTNPVVYLRDGARLLVFGSNGGADHHPAWYHNLLAHPRVTVEIRDADAPGGTTAYEADAVPLPAAERDRMYAVQAGLDPAFAAYERATARTIPVVALHPAPDPAADSDPNPFADPERRLAAGEQLLKAHEELRRELAGVLAAAEGASADTARDPALRDLRRHCLAYCGSLEEHHGAEDGALGAMERQFPRLAPAVARIREEHRDVTAMLERVRDLAAAAPQAAAAPAAAPVRAELHALAARLDAHFAYEERELLPALGLPAPPTRAVTAGP; encoded by the coding sequence GTGACGACCGAGCAGCAGCAGCCGCCCAGCCCGGCGGAGTTCAACCGGCTGGTCATCGAGGAGTTCAGGGCGAACGGCGGCCGCGTCGGCGGCATGTTCGAGGGCGCACCCCTCGTGCTGCTCACCACCACCGGCGCCCGCAGCGGCACCCGCCGCACCAACCCCGTCGTCTACCTCCGCGACGGCGCCCGCCTGCTCGTCTTCGGCTCCAACGGCGGCGCCGACCACCACCCTGCCTGGTACCACAACCTCCTCGCCCACCCCCGCGTCACCGTCGAGATCCGCGACGCCGACGCCCCCGGCGGCACGACGGCGTACGAGGCCGACGCGGTCCCGCTGCCCGCAGCGGAGCGCGACCGGATGTACGCGGTGCAGGCCGGACTCGACCCCGCCTTCGCCGCGTACGAGCGCGCCACCGCCCGCACCATCCCCGTCGTCGCCCTGCACCCCGCCCCCGACCCCGCCGCCGATTCCGACCCCAACCCCTTCGCAGACCCGGAGCGCCGCCTGGCCGCCGGGGAACAACTGCTCAAGGCGCACGAAGAGCTGCGCCGCGAGCTGGCGGGCGTGCTGGCAGCCGCCGAAGGCGCCTCCGCGGACACCGCCCGGGACCCTGCCCTCCGCGACCTCCGCCGCCACTGCCTCGCCTACTGCGGCTCCCTCGAAGAGCACCACGGCGCGGAAGACGGCGCACTCGGCGCCATGGAGCGGCAGTTCCCCCGCCTCGCCCCCGCCGTCGCCCGCATCCGCGAGGAGCACCGCGACGTCACCGCGATGCTGGAGCGCGTACGCGACCTGGCCGCCGCGGCGCCGCAAGCCGCTGCCGCTCCCGCCGCCGCCCCCGTCCGCGCCGAGCTGCACGCCCTCGCCGCCCGCCTCGACGCCCACTTCGCGTACGAGGAGCGCGAGCTGCTCCCCGCCCTCGGCCTCCCGGCACCGCCTACGCGCGCTGTCACCGCCGGCCCGTAA
- the rplK gene encoding 50S ribosomal protein L11 — MPPKKKKVTGLIKLQIQAGAANPAPPVGPALGQHGVNIMEFCKAYNAATESQRGWVIPVEITVYEDRSFTFITKTPPAAKMILKAAGVEKGSGEPHKTKVAKITRDQVREIATTKMADLNANDLDAAEKIIAGTARSMGVTVEG; from the coding sequence ATGCCTCCCAAGAAGAAGAAGGTCACGGGGCTGATCAAGCTCCAGATCCAGGCCGGTGCCGCGAACCCGGCCCCGCCGGTCGGCCCCGCGCTGGGCCAGCACGGCGTGAACATCATGGAGTTCTGCAAGGCGTACAACGCCGCGACCGAGTCGCAGCGCGGCTGGGTCATCCCGGTGGAGATCACGGTCTACGAGGACCGCTCGTTCACCTTCATCACCAAGACGCCGCCGGCCGCGAAGATGATCCTCAAGGCCGCGGGCGTCGAGAAGGGCTCCGGCGAGCCGCACAAGACCAAGGTCGCGAAGATCACCCGCGACCAGGTCCGCGAGATCGCCACCACCAAGATGGCCGACCTCAACGCCAACGACCTGGACGCCGCCGAGAAGATCATCGCCGGCACCGCCCGGTCCATGGGCGTCACGGTCGAGGGCTGA
- the secE gene encoding preprotein translocase subunit SecE: protein MTEASTATPDRPEGDARPARRGGKRGRKGPFARLALFYRQIVAELRKVVWPTRNQLTTYTTVVIIFVVVMIGIVTVIDFGFTELMQYVFG from the coding sequence GTGACGGAAGCCTCCACCGCGACGCCTGACCGCCCCGAAGGCGACGCGCGACCCGCTCGCCGCGGCGGCAAGCGCGGCCGGAAGGGCCCGTTCGCCCGCCTGGCGCTCTTCTACCGCCAGATCGTCGCGGAGCTGCGCAAGGTCGTCTGGCCGACGCGGAACCAGCTCACGACGTACACGACCGTCGTGATCATCTTCGTGGTGGTCATGATCGGCATCGTGACGGTGATCGACTTCGGGTTCACCGAACTCATGCAGTACGTCTTCGGCTGA
- a CDS encoding NAD(P)-dependent oxidoreductase, protein MKLTVLGASGGTGREVVRQALAAGHEVTAVVRKEARSLAAVAGADPGGGAASGGKGRGAADGPGRGGQGGGRGRLTVMTVEDLTNPAALGPVVRGRDALLFCPGLPGGGRPTGRLGAAAHALVRAARAAGVRRLLVVSTAPVGPLPPDEGVLGRAVSPVLRTLFKDVYAEAAAMESELAHSGLDWTVLRPGKLTNRRGKGRYRRRVGGNVPGTGTLARADLARAVLDLMDDPAVRGRTVGLGSARG, encoded by the coding sequence ATGAAGCTCACGGTCTTGGGCGCGTCCGGCGGGACCGGCCGGGAGGTCGTCCGGCAGGCCCTCGCCGCCGGGCACGAGGTGACGGCAGTGGTGCGCAAGGAGGCGCGGAGCCTGGCCGCGGTGGCGGGCGCGGACCCCGGGGGCGGCGCGGCATCGGGCGGGAAGGGCCGTGGCGCGGCGGACGGCCCGGGCCGGGGCGGACAGGGCGGCGGACGCGGGCGGCTGACGGTGATGACCGTCGAGGACCTGACGAACCCCGCGGCCCTCGGCCCCGTCGTCCGGGGCCGCGACGCGCTGCTGTTCTGCCCCGGGCTGCCGGGCGGCGGCCGGCCCACGGGCCGCCTCGGCGCCGCCGCGCACGCGCTGGTACGTGCCGCGCGGGCGGCGGGCGTACGGCGGCTGCTGGTCGTCAGCACGGCGCCGGTCGGGCCGCTGCCGCCGGACGAGGGGGTGCTGGGGCGGGCGGTGTCGCCGGTGCTGCGGACGCTCTTCAAGGACGTGTACGCGGAGGCCGCCGCGATGGAGTCGGAGCTGGCGCACAGCGGTCTCGACTGGACGGTGCTGCGGCCGGGCAAGCTGACGAACCGGCGCGGCAAGGGGCGCTACCGGCGCCGGGTCGGCGGCAACGTGCCCGGTACGGGGACGCTCGCGCGGGCGGACCTGGCGCGGGCGGTGCTCGACCTGATGGACGACCCCGCGGTGCGGGGGCGGACGGTGGGGCTCGGGTCGGCGCGGGGGTGA